In Pengzhenrongella sicca, a single genomic region encodes these proteins:
- a CDS encoding baeRF2 domain-containing protein, whose protein sequence is MKLSWLKPLLGRTGPFTTVYLDATRADSAGENEAAERWKGLRRDLEHAGAPGPVLDEIGERVAHPTRVPGPHGRVLIADTSGVRVDRVLAEPPARSVARHGDVPDLLPAVRAADQSVDYLLVEVDRLGADVYACDLTGRLAGGAHDVIEGGHDVVHKVREGGMSDRRMQTRAEDSWERNAAVVATELDRRVMVHEPELILVTGDVRAVALVRDALGQRARELVAEVPGGSRSTGVNAGAFALRVQASLEQFRVRRREQVLDVFRQEQGRDEAAVTELGDVLEVLRRGQVRDLVLAEAPAGQDSELSQRTVWVGPDPLQIGLDRDDLTAIGVLDGARELPAEIGLVRAALGQDAGVTFAIDGSVELIGGVGAVLRWSDPGTPSESLVSQSADQSRLRTAL, encoded by the coding sequence ATGAAGCTCTCGTGGCTCAAGCCCCTGCTCGGTCGTACCGGTCCGTTCACCACCGTCTACCTCGACGCCACGCGGGCGGACTCCGCCGGCGAGAACGAGGCGGCGGAGCGGTGGAAGGGACTGCGCCGGGATCTCGAGCATGCGGGCGCACCCGGCCCAGTGCTGGACGAGATCGGCGAGCGGGTCGCGCACCCGACGCGCGTGCCCGGCCCGCACGGGCGGGTGCTGATCGCGGACACGTCCGGGGTCCGGGTCGACCGGGTGCTGGCCGAGCCGCCTGCCCGATCGGTCGCCCGGCACGGCGACGTCCCGGACCTGCTGCCGGCGGTCCGGGCCGCGGACCAGTCGGTCGACTACCTGCTGGTCGAGGTCGACCGGCTCGGGGCGGACGTGTACGCGTGCGACCTCACGGGCCGGCTGGCCGGCGGCGCGCACGACGTCATCGAGGGCGGCCACGACGTCGTGCACAAGGTCCGCGAGGGCGGCATGTCGGACCGGCGCATGCAGACGCGCGCCGAGGACTCGTGGGAGCGCAACGCGGCCGTCGTCGCGACCGAGCTGGACCGCCGCGTGATGGTCCACGAGCCCGAGCTCATCCTCGTGACGGGGGACGTGCGCGCCGTCGCGCTCGTGCGCGACGCCCTCGGCCAGCGCGCGCGCGAGCTGGTGGCGGAGGTCCCGGGCGGGTCCCGGTCGACCGGCGTGAACGCCGGGGCCTTCGCGCTCCGGGTGCAGGCCAGCCTCGAGCAGTTCCGGGTGCGCCGGCGCGAGCAGGTGCTCGACGTCTTCCGGCAGGAGCAGGGCCGGGACGAGGCGGCGGTGACCGAGCTCGGTGACGTGCTCGAGGTGCTGCGCCGGGGGCAGGTCCGTGATCTCGTGCTCGCGGAGGCCCCCGCCGGCCAGGACTCGGAGCTCTCGCAGCGCACGGTCTGGGTCGGCCCGGACCCGCTCCAGATCGGGCTCGACCGCGACGACCTCACGGCCATCGGGGTGCTCGACGGCGCGCGCGAGCTGCCGGCCGAGATCGGCCTGGTCCGGGCGGCGCTCGGGCAGGACGCCGGGGTGACGTTCGCGATCGACGGCTCGGTCGAGCTGATCGGCGGCGTCGGCGCGGTGCTGCGCTGGTCCGACCCCGGCACCCCGAGCGAGTCCCTGGTTAGCCAGTCGGCCGACCAGTCGCGCCTGCGGACCGCCTTGTAG
- the valS gene encoding valine--tRNA ligase, with amino-acid sequence MTDLRPNDAPVPAPGTPGAGPQVPDRVSLDGLEDRWADAWSRGRTYSFDRTATRAQVFSIDTPPPTVSGSLHVGHVFSYTHTDVVARYRRMTGREVFYPMGWDDNGLPTERRVQNYFGVRCDTSLPYDPDFTPPHVGGEGKSTRAGDQVPIARRNFIELCERLTVADEREFESLWRYLGLSVDWEHHYQTISGESRAVAQQAFLRNLARGEAYQAEAPGMWDVTFQTAVAQAELEARDYPGAFHRVAFRPAGADGAAVDPIYIETTRPELLPACVALIAHPDDARYQHLFGTTVRSPLFGVEIPVLAHRLAEPDKGSGIAMCCTFGDLTDVVWWRELQLPARSVLGRDGRILRETPAWLAADAGAAPEAAALWAEIGGKTTFSARTVVVDALRASGDLDGEPVPTQRKANFFEKGDKPLEIVTSRQWYIGNGGRDEELRKELLARGDELAFHPDFMHVRYDNWVGGLNGDWLVSRQRFFGVPIPVWYALDADGEVRYDAPLTPSEADLPIDPSSDVPAGYSADQRGIPGGFVSDPDVMDTWATSSLTPQIAGGWRSDPDLFARVFPMDLRPQGQDIIRTWLFSTVVRSHLEHGVLPWSDAGISGWILDPDRKKMSKSKGNVVTPRGLLEEHGSDAVRYWAASARLGTDAAFEVGQMKIGRRLAIKILNASKFALTFGGDAALAIDPALVTEPIDRAMLAGLADVTERATAALDAYDHTRALEVTETFFWTFCDDYLELVKDRAYGAGATEVSVGTASARAALGLALETLLRLFAPILPFATEEVWSWWHEGSIHRAPWPVAAPLRAAAGSADPATLRAAGAALAALRKVKSEAKASMRTKISRAELVLPADQLDLVALAADDVRAAGRVEGELLLVPTADGADGVTVRFADLLPPEPKVKQVG; translated from the coding sequence ATGACCGACCTGCGACCGAATGACGCCCCTGTCCCTGCACCTGGCACGCCGGGCGCCGGCCCGCAGGTCCCCGACCGGGTCTCGCTCGACGGGCTCGAGGACCGCTGGGCCGACGCGTGGTCGCGCGGGCGCACGTACTCCTTCGACCGCACCGCCACGCGCGCGCAGGTGTTCTCGATCGACACCCCGCCGCCCACCGTCTCGGGCTCGCTGCACGTCGGCCACGTCTTCTCCTACACGCACACGGACGTCGTCGCGCGGTACCGGCGCATGACGGGCCGCGAGGTGTTCTACCCGATGGGCTGGGACGACAACGGGCTGCCCACCGAGCGCCGCGTGCAGAACTACTTCGGCGTCCGGTGCGACACCTCGCTGCCGTACGACCCCGACTTCACGCCGCCGCACGTCGGCGGCGAGGGCAAGAGCACCCGCGCCGGCGACCAGGTGCCGATCGCGCGGCGCAACTTCATCGAGCTGTGCGAGCGGCTGACCGTCGCCGACGAGCGTGAGTTCGAGTCGCTGTGGCGCTACCTCGGCCTCTCGGTCGACTGGGAGCACCACTACCAGACGATCTCGGGCGAGTCCCGCGCCGTCGCGCAGCAGGCCTTCCTGCGCAACCTCGCGCGCGGCGAGGCCTACCAGGCCGAGGCCCCGGGCATGTGGGACGTGACCTTCCAGACCGCCGTCGCGCAGGCCGAGCTCGAGGCGCGCGACTACCCGGGCGCGTTCCACCGCGTCGCGTTCCGCCCCGCGGGCGCCGACGGCGCAGCGGTCGACCCGATCTACATCGAGACCACGCGCCCCGAGCTGCTGCCGGCGTGCGTCGCCCTCATCGCGCACCCCGACGACGCGCGCTACCAGCACCTGTTCGGCACGACGGTGCGCTCGCCGCTGTTCGGCGTCGAGATCCCCGTGCTCGCCCACCGGCTCGCCGAGCCCGACAAGGGCTCGGGTATCGCGATGTGCTGCACGTTCGGCGACCTGACCGACGTGGTCTGGTGGCGTGAGCTGCAGCTGCCGGCCCGCTCGGTGCTCGGCCGCGACGGCCGGATCCTGCGCGAGACCCCGGCGTGGCTCGCGGCCGACGCCGGCGCCGCACCCGAGGCAGCCGCGCTGTGGGCCGAGATCGGCGGCAAGACGACGTTCTCCGCCCGCACCGTCGTCGTCGACGCGCTGCGCGCGAGCGGGGACCTCGACGGCGAGCCAGTGCCGACCCAGCGCAAGGCGAACTTCTTCGAGAAGGGCGACAAGCCGCTCGAGATCGTCACGTCCCGCCAGTGGTACATCGGCAACGGCGGCCGCGACGAGGAGCTGCGCAAGGAGCTGCTCGCGCGGGGCGACGAGCTCGCGTTCCACCCCGACTTCATGCACGTGCGGTACGACAACTGGGTCGGCGGCCTGAACGGCGACTGGCTCGTCTCGCGCCAGCGCTTCTTCGGCGTGCCGATCCCCGTCTGGTACGCGCTCGACGCCGACGGCGAGGTGCGCTACGACGCCCCGCTGACGCCGTCGGAGGCCGACCTGCCGATCGACCCGTCGAGCGACGTGCCGGCCGGGTACTCCGCCGACCAGCGCGGCATCCCCGGTGGCTTCGTGAGCGACCCCGACGTCATGGACACCTGGGCGACGAGCTCGCTCACGCCGCAGATCGCGGGCGGCTGGCGCAGCGACCCGGACTTGTTCGCGCGCGTGTTCCCGATGGACCTGCGCCCGCAGGGACAGGACATCATCCGGACGTGGCTCTTCTCGACCGTCGTGCGCTCGCACCTCGAGCACGGCGTGCTGCCCTGGTCGGACGCCGGGATCAGCGGCTGGATCCTCGACCCCGACCGCAAGAAGATGTCGAAGTCCAAGGGCAACGTCGTCACGCCCCGCGGCCTGCTCGAGGAGCACGGGTCCGACGCCGTCCGCTACTGGGCCGCGTCCGCGCGCCTGGGGACGGACGCGGCCTTCGAGGTCGGCCAGATGAAGATCGGCCGCCGGCTCGCGATCAAGATCCTCAATGCGAGCAAGTTCGCGCTGACGTTCGGCGGCGACGCCGCGCTCGCGATCGACCCCGCGCTCGTGACCGAGCCGATCGACCGCGCGATGCTCGCCGGGCTCGCCGACGTCACCGAGCGCGCGACCGCCGCGCTCGACGCGTACGACCACACCCGCGCGCTCGAGGTCACGGAGACGTTCTTCTGGACGTTCTGCGACGACTACCTCGAGCTCGTCAAGGACCGGGCCTACGGGGCCGGCGCGACCGAGGTCTCGGTCGGGACGGCGTCGGCGCGGGCCGCGCTCGGGCTCGCGCTCGAGACGCTGCTGCGGCTGTTCGCGCCGATCCTGCCGTTCGCGACCGAAGAGGTCTGGTCGTGGTGGCACGAGGGCTCGATCCACCGCGCGCCGTGGCCCGTCGCCGCGCCGCTGCGCGCGGCCGCCGGTTCCGCCGACCCGGCCACGCTCCGCGCCGCGGGCGCCGCACTCGCCGCGCTCCGGAAGGTCAAGTCCGAGGCCAAGGCGTCGATGCGCACCAAGATCTCGCGCGCCGAGCTCGTCCTGCCCGCCGACCAGCTCGACCTCGTCGCGCTCGCGGCCGACGACGTCCGCGCCGCCGGCCGGGTCGAGGGCGAACTGCTGCTCGTGCCCACCGCCGACGGCGCCGACGGCGTCACGGTCCGCTTCGCCGACCTCCTCCCGCCCGAGCCGAAGGTCAAGCAGGTCGGGTGA
- a CDS encoding metallophosphoesterase: MSRRLSSLAVALGAAFAIGLAGLPSAASSTATPPAANDAVRAAAALAADGTVHVTTAGDYSTGANVRAVLSTVARLGPDLHVALGDLSYGVAGAEQSWCDLVTQHVGATFPFELLAGNHESNGVNGNIDAFAACLPNRLPGLVGTYGRQWYVDVPAQAPLMRLVLISPGLTFPDGDYVYTAGSPRYAWTAAAIDGARAAGIPWVVVGMHKPCLSVGQYACESGADLQQLLLSKRVDLVLSGHEHLYQRTKQLALAPGCAAVTPATFDADCVVSGASTLTKGAGTVFATVGTGGITQRAVSTTDPEAPYFAAASGLATATWGVLDLRATATTLAARFERASGGTFADAFSIGPTAPGTPPFAADTFSRTTAIGFGAAETGGAWRTTGAAADFSVSAGAGRIRLPAPGAGRDVALAVASASTDLALTVAADRVATGSGLHVAVGARRVAGVGEYRAKVQLTATGTVALGLARVTGKTTETVLRATAAVPGLTYAAGTLLRVRVQAVGRAPTTLRARVWRASEPEPTTWTASVIDATAALQVSGTPGVNAYLSSAARNAPVRLLIDDVVARTP; encoded by the coding sequence ATGAGTCGGCGCCTGTCCAGCCTTGCGGTCGCGCTCGGCGCCGCGTTCGCGATCGGGCTCGCCGGGCTTCCGTCGGCCGCGTCGTCGACGGCGACGCCGCCCGCCGCGAACGACGCCGTCCGCGCTGCGGCCGCGCTCGCCGCCGACGGGACGGTCCACGTCACGACCGCGGGCGACTACAGCACCGGCGCCAACGTCCGGGCCGTGCTGAGCACCGTCGCACGGCTGGGGCCCGACCTGCACGTCGCGCTCGGCGACCTCTCGTACGGGGTCGCGGGCGCCGAGCAGTCCTGGTGCGACCTCGTCACCCAACACGTCGGGGCGACCTTCCCGTTCGAGCTGCTCGCGGGCAACCACGAGTCGAACGGGGTGAACGGCAACATCGACGCGTTCGCGGCTTGCCTGCCGAACCGGCTGCCGGGGCTCGTGGGGACCTACGGACGCCAGTGGTACGTGGACGTGCCGGCGCAGGCCCCGCTGATGCGGCTCGTGCTGATCTCGCCCGGGCTGACCTTCCCCGACGGCGACTACGTGTACACCGCCGGCAGCCCGCGGTACGCGTGGACCGCCGCCGCCATCGACGGCGCCCGCGCGGCCGGGATCCCGTGGGTGGTCGTGGGGATGCACAAGCCCTGCCTGTCGGTCGGGCAGTACGCATGCGAGTCCGGGGCCGACCTGCAGCAGCTGCTGCTGTCCAAGCGGGTCGACCTCGTCCTGTCCGGCCATGAGCACCTCTACCAGCGCACCAAGCAGCTCGCGCTCGCGCCCGGCTGCGCCGCCGTGACCCCCGCGACGTTCGACGCGGACTGCGTCGTGAGCGGCGCGTCCACCCTCACCAAGGGCGCCGGCACCGTGTTCGCGACCGTCGGCACCGGCGGGATCACGCAGCGCGCGGTCAGCACGACCGATCCGGAGGCGCCGTACTTCGCGGCCGCGTCGGGGCTCGCCACGGCCACCTGGGGCGTCCTGGACCTCCGGGCCACCGCCACGACCCTCGCGGCGAGGTTCGAGCGCGCCAGCGGCGGGACGTTCGCGGACGCCTTCTCGATCGGCCCGACCGCGCCGGGTACTCCCCCGTTCGCGGCCGACACGTTCAGCCGGACGACGGCGATTGGGTTCGGGGCCGCCGAGACGGGCGGCGCGTGGCGCACGACCGGCGCGGCCGCCGACTTCTCGGTGTCCGCCGGGGCCGGCCGCATCCGGCTGCCCGCTCCCGGCGCGGGCCGGGACGTCGCGCTCGCGGTCGCGTCGGCGAGCACCGACCTGGCCCTCACGGTCGCGGCCGACCGGGTCGCGACGGGCAGCGGGCTGCACGTCGCGGTGGGCGCCCGGCGCGTCGCCGGCGTCGGGGAGTACCGGGCGAAGGTGCAGCTGACCGCCACGGGAACGGTCGCGCTCGGGCTCGCCCGGGTGACCGGCAAGACGACCGAGACGGTGCTGCGGGCCACGGCCGCGGTGCCGGGACTGACCTACGCCGCGGGAACCCTGCTGCGGGTCCGGGTGCAGGCCGTCGGGCGGGCCCCGACGACCCTGCGGGCCCGGGTCTGGCGCGCGAGCGAGCCGGAGCCCACCACCTGGACCGCCTCCGTGATCGACGCGACCGCGGCGCTGCAGGTGTCGGGGACGCCTGGCGTGAACGCCTACCTGTCCAGCGCGGCGAGGAACGCGCCCGTCCGCCTCCTGATCGACGACGTCGTGGCCCGCACCCCCTGA
- a CDS encoding TIGR03557 family F420-dependent LLM class oxidoreductase — protein sequence MTQGLTVGYAAMLEQFHPTEVVELSAYAESQGFSGVMAADHFQPWVPAQGQSAFVWNVLSALGERTTGDLGPGVTAPTFRWHPAMVAQASATLAAMYPGRHWLGLGSGEALNEHIVAGYWPEAPERINRMFEAIEIINKLFTASLAGKDVKHSGPFYKLESTRLWTMPEVAPEILVATAGPVTAKRAGRLADGLITVGAPLEKISGLFGKFEDGAREAGKDPSTMPRVLQLHLSWADTDELALVNAMTEWPNGGMKFPKADIRSPFDFEQMAKLVRPEDFEGRMIISADTDRHRAEIQKYVDLGFDRIYLHNVGRNQREWIDAFARDVLPNLVR from the coding sequence GTGACGCAGGGTCTGACGGTCGGGTACGCGGCGATGCTCGAGCAGTTCCATCCGACGGAGGTCGTCGAGCTGTCGGCCTACGCCGAGTCGCAGGGATTCTCGGGCGTCATGGCGGCGGACCACTTCCAGCCGTGGGTGCCCGCGCAGGGCCAGTCCGCGTTCGTCTGGAACGTGCTCTCCGCGCTGGGCGAGCGGACCACGGGTGACCTCGGCCCCGGCGTGACCGCGCCGACGTTCCGGTGGCACCCCGCGATGGTCGCGCAGGCGTCCGCGACGCTCGCGGCGATGTACCCCGGCCGGCACTGGCTCGGGCTCGGCTCGGGCGAGGCGCTCAACGAGCACATCGTGGCCGGGTACTGGCCCGAGGCCCCGGAGCGGATCAATCGCATGTTCGAGGCGATCGAGATCATCAACAAGCTGTTCACGGCGTCGCTTGCCGGCAAGGACGTCAAACACTCCGGGCCGTTCTACAAGCTCGAGTCGACGCGCCTGTGGACCATGCCGGAGGTCGCGCCCGAGATCCTCGTCGCGACCGCCGGCCCCGTCACCGCCAAGCGGGCCGGCCGGCTCGCCGACGGGCTCATCACGGTCGGCGCCCCGCTCGAGAAGATCTCCGGGCTGTTCGGCAAGTTCGAGGACGGCGCACGCGAGGCCGGCAAGGACCCGTCGACGATGCCGCGCGTGCTCCAGCTGCACCTGTCGTGGGCCGATACCGACGAGCTCGCGCTCGTCAACGCGATGACCGAGTGGCCCAACGGGGGCATGAAGTTCCCGAAGGCCGACATCCGGTCGCCGTTCGACTTCGAGCAGATGGCCAAGCTCGTGCGCCCGGAGGACTTCGAGGGCCGCATGATCATCTCGGCCGACACCGACCGGCACCGCGCCGAGATCCAGAAGTACGTCGACCTCGGCTTCGACCGCATCTACCTGCACAACGTCGGCCGCAACCAGCGCGAGTGGATCGACGCGTTCGCGCGCGACGTGCTGCCCAACCTGGTGCGATGA
- a CDS encoding coenzyme F420-0:L-glutamate ligase, whose amino-acid sequence MTVAFAVAAPDGIPEVAAGDDLVALVCAALRAVDFGAGPSPLEDGDVVVLTSKVVSKAEGRSVAAGDREQAITDETVRVVASREHPGGVTRIVENRLGLVMAAAGVDASNTPDGTVLLLPVDPDASARRLRAGLAATLGVQVGVIISDTAGRPWRNGLTDIAIGAAGVEVLDDLRGQLDSYGRRLDSTVAAVADEIAAAAELVKGKSSGRPLAVVRGLGRYVTAHDGPGARVLVRTSAEDMFRQGSAEAYAQGWKDAADGAAPSGPPVPQA is encoded by the coding sequence ATGACGGTCGCCTTCGCGGTCGCCGCGCCGGACGGCATCCCCGAGGTCGCCGCGGGCGACGACCTCGTCGCGCTCGTGTGCGCCGCCCTGCGGGCCGTGGACTTCGGCGCGGGGCCGTCGCCGCTCGAGGACGGCGACGTCGTCGTCCTCACCAGCAAGGTCGTGTCCAAGGCCGAGGGGCGCTCGGTCGCGGCCGGCGACCGCGAGCAGGCGATCACCGACGAGACGGTGCGGGTCGTCGCGAGCCGCGAGCACCCCGGCGGGGTGACCCGGATCGTCGAGAACCGGCTCGGTCTCGTGATGGCGGCCGCGGGGGTCGACGCGAGCAACACCCCTGACGGGACCGTGCTCCTGCTCCCCGTGGACCCCGACGCCTCCGCGCGGCGGCTGCGCGCCGGGCTCGCGGCGACGCTCGGGGTACAGGTCGGGGTCATCATCTCGGACACGGCCGGTCGGCCGTGGCGCAACGGGCTGACGGACATCGCGATCGGGGCCGCCGGCGTGGAGGTGCTCGACGACCTGCGCGGCCAGCTCGACTCGTACGGCCGGCGGCTCGACTCGACGGTCGCCGCGGTCGCGGACGAGATCGCGGCGGCGGCGGAGCTCGTCAAAGGCAAGTCGTCGGGGCGGCCGCTCGCGGTCGTGCGCGGGCTGGGTCGGTACGTCACCGCGCACGACGGGCCGGGCGCCCGCGTCCTGGTCCGCACCAGCGCCGAGGACATGTTCCGCCAGGGCAGCGCCGAGGCGTACGCCCAGGGCTGGAAGGACGCGGCCGACGGCGCCGCACCGTCCGGCCCGCCCGTTCCGCAGGCCTGA